The following nucleotide sequence is from Populus trichocarpa isolate Nisqually-1 chromosome 11, P.trichocarpa_v4.1, whole genome shotgun sequence.
ATCATCATTACatgaatgaataaataattgagGATTTGGGTTGCATATAGCTGGCAGTGGGTTGGGCTTGGAATAACCGCGGGTATACATGTCATTCTTGGTGTATTATGGTAAAATGTTGCagagtaatttttaaaagttttttaattaaaaatatattaaaataatttttttaaaatcaatacataaaattattgaaaaagaaaactaaaatataatttggaaAGCATAAACCATAATTTCGAATGGAAACTTCATTTAAAAATCTATAAGCAAATTCTCTTGAAAATAACATGCTCCTTTggggaaataaaataaaaataaaaataaaaaaagaagaagaagaagaagaagccaggATGCCAGATATGTTTGGTTGAGCTCGTGCAAACACCTGCCTACCCTAATGAGAGTCGGTGGCCTAGCTAGGGGCCCATTGGGCTTTAATGAGAAAATTTCTTCCGAATTTGGGATACAAGAGAAATTAAGGAAAGGTCATTGAGCCAGTGTTTGGtacttgtgtttttaaaaaattttaatttttttaaataaatattttatatatatttttaaatttttttgacatactgatattaaaaataattttttaaaaaaataattttattttaatatatttctaagcgaaaaacactttaaaccatcACCGCTACTATAATTCCAATTCTTAATCatttactaataaaatatcaagtatCGATTAGCAGTTGAAGTTGAATTATACAATGAAAATACCAAGAGATTTCAATCAAGCGAGGtgtttactattaaaaaaaaaaagttgaggtgTTTAATAAACTAGAATGTTTGAAATCCAATTTATTTGAGTTCTTGAAGGAATAATCAAATGTTAGATTTTGTTACATTAAACACTGTTTAATGACCAAAAAACAGTTCATGTTTTTCTAAGATTAATGCTCTTTCATTTATTCTTAgtacggttttttttttaattattaaggaaaaacatgcattttttttaatgtcaaaaaatccttaaattaatttttacatattgGTGGTGAGTCATTTTCTAGTCATAGCTATAGTTAGATCTCTTAATTGATGCATTGGtggggaaaaaaattcaatttttttttcaaaatcaaaactagaacaataaataataagttcAAGTAACATTAGGGTTAATTTCCTctctttaattttgaattttgagagaTCTCAATTAATCCcctttgtaataaaaaaaatctgaaatgataacatgaaataaaattaattatcatttatacATCAAACTCCccaatggatatatatatatatatatatagaaacaagCAAATGAGATTCCGTAACTTTCCTTTAATTTATTGgtcattatatatattaaattcctTTAAAACTGAATTGGCGAAGGGAGTATAAATATCACtaattaagagagaaaaaagtaaagaaactaaagaacaagaagaagaagagaagaaggttCCATTCAAAATCTTGGTTGGAGTTGGTGCTTGCGAGTGCTTGTCAAGGAAGCCACTAATATTCCGAGTTAAACATTGTGGTTTGACAAGTAGTCCAACATTTGAAAGTCAAAAACAAAGGTTTGAATCCATTAAGCCTCAAATGACACACTACCAAGTGTTTAACAAGTCAAGGTCTTCTTGCCAAGCCAACCATATGGAATCATGAGAAAATCTTTAAGAACAGCCTTGTCAAGACATGCATCATTGCATTTCTGTATAAAAAGCTTTCAACATGTGATAAACCAACTGTGGCAACGCAATTCTTCGCATAGCCAGCTCAAGATcatacctctctctctctctctctctctctctctcggctCACAAAATGGAATCCATGTCTCAGAAACAGGCTAGGGGAAGATTACAGCTTCCAACAAGACAAGCACTCGGTGAGGGCAGTAGGGTTAGAAGAAATAATCAAGTTGTATCGATACCTCCTAGGCCACGCTCAACTTGTACGTGCTCAAACCGTCCGGGGTCGGTCAGGTGTAGCAAGCATGGCTACATGGTGCCCGGTGACAAGTTGATCAGAAGACATCAAGCAAATAAAGAGTTATTAAGAAGGGCATTAGCACCACCAAATCGGAGGTTAACCCTTCGGTGGTTTAACTTCCGGCCAACGCCTAGTCGGCTTTCTAACATGTCCATGGCCTAGTTAATTTGCAATatcttgcttcttcttttttcttcttttgtgaGTGAGTTTGAACAGATGGCTGTTCtgtatttttctcaaaaaacgATTTTGTCTATATGTGAACTAATTaacagcagttttttttttttttcaacatcttATGACTACTACATTAATATGGCATCGTTGTTTTTCAAGCTTCTGGGAAATCATATATCTGCTTGGATAGTCAATGTAATCTTGACACTTTCATACGGTATTGGTATGCTTCGTTGAATATTCAACTGAGAATAATAAATTAGTTCTTGAAGTTGTGTTGAATTTAGAAATTCACAAAGCTGACCTTTTCTTGGTGTTAAAAGGAGGGATGATTTGATATTCTCCAAATTTcattaagagaagaaaaatcccAGAAAATAAGAGTAGTTAAAGCTAAAAATTATTGAAGTGCTTTTTCAAGTAGTAAAAGCAAACATTTAGTGCATTTTGAAGATGATATATATGTGGACGAGGGCGCATGCAGACACAATGTGCACGGAATCATGATCTAGCTGGATTAGAGCAGTGGACGCGTTTTGAAGTCAAAAAGATATAGCTGGGTTAATATGAAAGCTATATGAAagctgtatatatataatttaaatattttttattttttttacttcaattattttatatgtattttcggatcgttttgatatgctgatattaaaaataatttttttaaaaaaaaatatattatcttaatacattttcgagtaaaaaatattttaaaaaataatagttacaACACTCTCAAACATCTCTTTAAtccagtattttgtttttatggttttttttatgttttttttaatattagtttatttactttttttctttctttttaattggttAAAGCCAAGTGcaaattttatattgatttttttattaaccaaaGGAtgtatctaattaattttataaaacctgaaattaaacTGTCGCAAATCctatattgatttgatttgcaATGTTGTTATTGGTCTCGGCTGAGATTCAGTatctaattattgtttttttttgcgttAGAAAGAAGAAACGAATAACACGTAATTGATGATCAGGGTTATCTTGAGTGATAATAGAACCTACTACAATTGTCGGGATTGTTGGAATGGAGACAAGTAGTGAATCATTCAATCAAAAGCCTCTTACGTCCCAGTTGCTCCATCATCCACTTTCTTCCCTTCTCTAATAGCACTGCTACTGCAACTCGTTTTCTTTCTTATGGAAGAGGGCAACTGTGGTTGCAGATAATCATCGTTGTATTTGTTAACTGTGCCTGCAGATTTGAGATTGAAGCTGCCATTGGAATGGTGGGTTTTGAAATTGTCTTTCATTTGGGTGATCAGGCATTTCTTTATATATGCTTACCTGGTAAATTCTTCTATGTTTCATGGAAACTTTCCATTACTATGATTTTTACAGCTGTTAGGAAGTATCTCAAGAAGAGTataataatcatcaataaacataAATACGCAAGGTTGCAAGATGCGTGGGGTATATACGATAGCCAGTCTGTCCAGCAACTTTCGGCATTGCTATTCTTGCATCAAGATATGGGGTCACGCTGTGGTCTCCTCTGTCAAAGCCCTCATGACAGCATTGAGCTGAGCAACTATCCGTTTTCTATATTGCTCGTGATTTTTTGCACTTCATCTACTcctgtgaagagaaaaaaaaaatgggttagAAAAGGAGAAGACAACTCAAAGCATATCATAACTTCTTGTGCGGCCATTGGTGTATCCAAATAAGACAGTATAAAACAGTTATGCGGTATACCTCAGGGGAACCTATGGACAGAGAACTGGAAGAAGCTTCTACTGTTGCCTCTGATATTCGTGCTTCTGATTTCTCGTTTGAATAACTaccaaagtgagaaaaaaaaatcagcagtTTTAGAACTCCAGACTAaagtcaaaaaacaaaaaatccttTTATCACCAGACCAAACAGAATAAGGACAGAGAAGACTTTGCTGTGCCATGTCATGTTAGAGAGCATCTTGTGCTCAGGGAGATGCATGGTCCTCCGTGTCCACTTCTCCAACCCAAAAGCATAGACTTATGGGTTCATCTTATATACAAACACTTTGCTTTTTATGTTTATCACTCATATTTGCACCCACCATGTCAAGACCACATACACGATGGAGTTTAGCATAACTTCTGCTACTACTTCTAAgtgtttttcaaaagtatttttggcttgaaaaagcatcaaattaatgt
It contains:
- the LOC7460844 gene encoding uncharacterized protein LOC7460844, with protein sequence MESMSQKQARGRLQLPTRQALGEGSRVRRNNQVVSIPPRPRSTCTCSNRPGSVRCSKHGYMVPGDKLIRRHQANKELLRRALAPPNRRLTLRWFNFRPTPSRLSNMSMA